From Poecile atricapillus isolate bPoeAtr1 chromosome 13, bPoeAtr1.hap1, whole genome shotgun sequence, one genomic window encodes:
- the LOC131583872 gene encoding basic proline-rich protein-like has translation IAPFRSAAAAAGGEKTPLPSAERGFCVLKPQFQQLVVEPPGLGRSWGRGRAAPHPGATLALVPAPASAPAPAPSPAPVPAPALAPAPSPAPSPAPAPFPSPAPSLAPAPSPAPSLAPAPSPAPSPAPVPAPSPAPVPAPSPAPVPAPSPAPVPAPSPAPVPAPSPAPVPAPSPAPVPAPSPAPVPAPSPAPVPAPSPAPVPAPSPAPVPAPSPAPVPAPSPAPVPAPSPAPVPAPSPAPVPAPAPAPVPAPAPAPVPAPAPAPVPAPAPAPVPAPSPAPVPAPALAPVPAPALAPVPAPAPAPVPAPAPAPSPAPAPAPAPAPVPAPAPAPVPAPSPAPVPAPSPAPVPAPAPAPVPAPAPAPVPAPALAPVPAPALAPVPAPALAPVLAPAPAPVPAPAPAPVPAPAPAPVPAPAPAPVPAPAPLGCSAPAQEPGGSGVQKREVPIPPCQGIPALRGKAALEQRLSEGVRPPAKLRLY, from the coding sequence ATTGCTCCCTTCAGGAGTGCAGCAGCAGCGGCTGGAGGGGAGAAAACGCCTCTCCCCTCAGCAGAGAGGGGATTTTGTGTGCTGAAACCCCAGTTCCAGCAGTTGGTGGTGGAgccaccagggctggggagaTCCTGGGGCCGGGGCAGGGCAGCTCCTCATCCTGGAGCGACCCTGGCTCTGGTTCCAGCCCCGgcttctgctccagctcctgctccatccccggctcctgtccctgctccagccctggctcctgctccatccccagcaccatccccagctccagctccttttccatccccagctccatccctggctcctgctccatccccagctccatccctggctcctgctccatccccagctccatccccggctcctgtccctgctccatccccggctcctgtccctgctccatccccggctcctgtccctgctccatccccggctcctgtccctgctccatccccggctcctgtccctgctccatccccggctcctgtccctgctccatccccggctcctgtccctgctccatccccggctcctgtccctgctccatccccggctcctgtccctgctccatccccggctcctgtccctgctccatccccggctcctgtccctgctccatccccggctcctgtccctgctccatccccggctcctgtccctgctccatccccggctcctgtccctgctccatccccggctcctgtccctgctccagccccggctcctgtccctgctccagccccggctcctgtccctgctccagccccggctcctgtccctgctccagccccggctcctgtccctgctccatccccggctcctgtccctgctccagctctggctcctgtccctgctccagctctggctcctgtccctgctccagccccggctcctgtccctgctccagccccggctccatccccggctccagccccggctccagccccggctcctgtccctgctccagccccggctcctgtccctgctccatccccggctcctgtccctgctccatccccggctcctgtccctgctccagccccggctcctgtccctgctccagccccggctcctgtccctgctccagctctggctcctgtccctgctccagctctggctcctgtccctgctccagctctggctcctgtCCTTGCTCCAGCcccggctcctgtccctgctccagccccggctcctgtccctgctccagccccggctcctgtccctgctccagccccggctcctgtccctgctccagcccctctgggtTGTTCAGCACCAGCCCAAGAGCCGGGTGGGTCAGGAGTTCAAAAACGCGAAGTTCCGATCCCGCCGTgccagggaattccagccctGCGTGGGAAAGCGGCGCTGGAGCAGCGGCTCAGCGAGGGGGTCCGGCCGCCAGCGAAGCTGCGACTTTATTAG